From Drosophila suzukii chromosome 2R, CBGP_Dsuzu_IsoJpt1.0, whole genome shotgun sequence, a single genomic window includes:
- the Sin3A gene encoding paired amphipathic helix protein Sin3a isoform X4: MMKRTRVDEVQFGTRPGPPTSGGVGVGVVGVAGGGPASGSGGTATVGVNTTGVTIGTVVPGAHNPTISGIGSIHHRILTPQHGGAQTIAYLPSTTPTATNLKTTSSIVDSTTAGAGAQVAVGGVGAAAGGGGVVVSTGSTGTQTLQYTTSYSVASIQAGGTLKASTADGPNTVQIHVTGGAGASNPVSAQTVSSSSQTGTIRQRTISGTQTVATAVGNLATMSQQQPVQQPSLATAQTPPSSVVANSIPVGGTTPPQGQSGNATPRLKVEDALSYLDQVKYQYADQPQIYNNFLDIMKEFKSHCIDTPGVIERVSTLFKGHTELIYGFNMFLPPGYKIEIHSDALGCSVPVVSMPSPTGAPTSTGTVHMLTGNSPMSAAGHITIKTTNAATLTSGTGAGAVAAAAAVAQIQSAGAVNLMTHGGASLTQTTIHALQQQATPPQSQSPGGGHVHVSVTNSPAPTAVVPGQQPAGISVSAHNVPQNYSRDRERATITPTGQVAGAAGNANAAASIVVGGPPTPNSLSELSPHGGGAGAAQHNLHHIQQAHQSILLGETGQQNQPVEFNHAITYVNKIKNRFQNQPAKYKKFLEILHAYQKEQKVMKEGSLNQGKMLTEQEVYTQVAKLFGQDEDLLREFGQFLPDATNHQSGQYMPKSASVHNDHGKRPTATLSGGAHITMSTASPAPSGSPLHLGATTLPQIDNSAHAAAIGNLSAVNTSVSIKTYNNNQQQQNHVIGSGLNATRNDVLFEKDYHAGLQQQAHQRGAGVGGHHHLAGTPAGTNIGRPGVGASVMVSYEKEHRNNHHVQKYVGHAPNPNLSHGHNAKKSPSYGITSVIGSMPHMSDNSLDRSSPGISYATPPLPSGHHGQHNSGSASRRPGDDSLAGHYASGAPPAKRPKPYCRDVSFSEASSKCTISDAAFFDKVRKALRNPEVYDNFLRCLTLFNQEIVSKTELLGLVSPFLMKFPDLLRWFTDFLGPPTGQSAGGIIDGMPLAATQRQGGGSSNSSHDRGSSLQSTAEYVQDVDLSSCKRLGASYCALPQSTVPKKCSGRTALCREVLNDKWVSFPTWASEDSTFVTSRKTQFEETIYRNIHRTEDERFELDLVIEVNSATIRVLENVQKKMSRMSTEELAKFHLDDHLGGTSQTLHQRAIHRIYGDKSGEIIQGMKKNPSVAVPIVLKRLKVKEEEWREAQKTFNKQWREQNEKYYLKSLDHQAINFKPNDMKALRSKSLFNEIETLYDERHDQEDDAMEPFGPHLVLPYKDKTILDDAANLLIHHVKRQTGIQKQEKQKIKQIIRQFVPDLFFAPRQPLSDDERDDAFPFLVDDNTKMDVDSPLGRTESARNSKSMPSEGASPARSNASSSSGTPAGIKKETDDAKAPSGSSAAASTVTSSSATNADDATPSTSSAAAAAAAASSSSGAGSEGKPKDDQLSSHRDEVGSSSTPGAVSSPRQAQDSAAAGSDVEIKLEHPADFANPKLLPPHAHGQHEDESYSLFFANNNWYLFLRLHAILCDRLHVMYERARLLAIEEERCRVNRRESTATALRLKPKPEIQVEDYYPTFLDMLKNVLDGNMDSNTFEDTMREMFGIYAYISFTLDKVVSNAVRQLQYCVTERAALDCVELFATEQRRGCTGGFCRDAHKTFDREMSYQRKAESILNDENCFKVYIYKIDCRVTIELLDSEPEEVDKPAALKAQKFSKYVERLANPALGGGGNAGSNSALGNDNIVEASDIKTEEEEDTAEVNSKA; the protein is encoded by the exons ATGATGAAACGCACCCGTGTCGACGAGGTGCAGTTTGGCACACGACCCGGACCACCGACATCCGGTGGCGTAGGCGTTGGAGTCGTGGGCGTGGCTGGAGGAGGTCCAGCATCTGGCAGCGGTGGCACCGCTACCGTGGGCGTCAATACTACGGGCGTGACCATTGGAACTGTTGTGCCCGGTGCCCACAACCCCACCATAAGTGGAATTGGTTCCATTCACCATCGCATCCTTACCCCACAGCATGGAGGAGCCCAGACCATTGCCTATTTGCCGTCCACCACGCCGACGGCCACGAATTTGAAGACCACAAGCTCGATTGTGGACAGCACTACCGCTGGAGCAGGAGCCCAGGTGGCCGTGGGGGGTGTAGGCGCTGCAGCAGGCGGTGGAGGCGTGGTGGTCTCCACAGGCAGCACGGGAACACAAACATTACAGTATACCACAT CTTACAGCGTGGCTTCAATTCAGGCGGGTGGAACTCTCAAGGCCAGCACAGCGGATGGCCCCAACACAGTCCAGATTCATGTGACCGGAGGAGCAGGAGCGAGCAATCCTGTTAGCGCACAGACTGTGTCAAGTAGCTCACAAACGGGCACAATCCGCCAGCGTACAATCAGCGGCACCCAGACAGTGGCCACTGCCGTGGGCAATTTAGCGACGATGTCCCAACAGCAACCAGTACAACAGCCGTCTTTGGCCACCGCCCAAACGCCTCCGTCGTCCGTTGTTGCCAACAGTATCCCAGTGGGTGGAACTACTCCGCCGCAGGGACAATCTGGCAATGCCACGCCACGCTTGAAAGTGGAGGATGCTTTGAGCTACCTGGACCAGGTTAAATACCAGTACGCGGACCAGCCTCAGATCTACAACAACTTTCTCGACATCATGAAGGAGTTCAAGTCGCACTGCATCGACACACCCGGAGTGATTGAGCGCGTCTCTACACTCTTCAAGGGACACACCGAGCTAATCTACGGTTTCAACATGTTCCTGCCGCCGGGATACAAGATCGAGATTCATTCAGATGCCCTCGGCTGCTCAGTGCCAGTGGTTTCGATGCCCTCACCAACGGGAGCGCCAACGAGCACGGGAACGGTGCACATGCTCACCGGAAACAGTCCGATGTCAGCTGCCGGACATATAACCATAAAGACGACCAATGCGGCAACCTTAACATCGGGAACAGGAGCTGGGGCAGTGGCTGCAGCGGCAGCAGTGGCTCAGATCCAATCTGCTGGAGCTGTAAATCTAATGACCCATGGTGGAGCATCGCTTACCCAGACCACTATCCATGCTCTGCAGCAGCAAGCAACGCCTCCCCAATCACAATCTCCTGGCGGTGGTCATGTCCACGTGAGTGTAACTAACTCACCGGCGCCAACTGCGGTAGTGCCCGGCCAACAACCAGCAGGGATTTCCGTATCGGCGCACAATGTACCGCAGAATTACTCGAGGGATCGAGAAAGGGCCACCATAACGCCCACGGGCCAAGTGGCTGGAGCAGCGGGCAACGCAAATGCCGCCGCTAGTATTGTGGTTGGCGGACCTCCAACGCCGAATTCCCTGAGTGAGCTAAGTCCCCATGGAGGTGGGGCGGGAGCGGCCCAGCACAACCTGCATCACATTCAGCAGGCGCATCAATCAATTCTGCTTGGCGAGACCGGACAGCAAAATCAGCCGGTGGAGTTCAATCACGCCATAACCTATGTAAATAAGATCAAG AACCGTTTCCAAAACCAACCGGCCAAGTACAAGAAATTCCTGGAAATTCTGCATGCCTATCAAAAGGAGCAGAAGGTGATGAAGGAGGGCAGCCTAAACCAGGGTAAAATGCTCACCGAACAGGAAGTGTACACGCAAGTGGCCAAGCTCTTTGGACAGGATGAGGATTTGCTGAGAGAGTTCGGTCAATTTCTGCCCGATGCCACCAACCATCAGTCCGGACAGTACATGCCCAAGTCGGCGTCCGTGCATAACGATCATGGCAAGCGGCCTACGGCCACTTTAAGCGGTGGAGCGCACATCACCATGTCTACTGCATCGCCAGCACCAAGTGGTTCCCCTCTGCATTTGGGCGCTACGACTCTTCCGCAGATCGACAACAGTGCCCATGCAGCTGCCATTGGAAATCTGTCGGCGGTGAACACCAGTGTCAGCATTAAGACGTACAACAATAATCAGCAACAGCAGAATCATGTGATCGGTTCCGGCCTAAATGCGACGCGAAACGATGTCCTCTTCGAGAAGGACTATCacgcgggactgcagcagcagGCGCATCAGCGAGGAGCTGGAGTTGGAGGCCATCATCATCTGGCCGGAACTCCAGCGGGCACCAATATCGGGCGGCCTGGTGTGGGAGCCAGTGTGATGGTGTCGTACGAAAAGGAGCACCGGAATAATCACCATGTGCAGAAGTACGTGGGTCACGCGCCAAATCCGAATCTTTCGCATGGCCACAATGCAAAGAAATCGCCCAGCTATGGCATCACATCGGTGATTGGTTCCATGCCGCACATGTCTGACAACTCCCTGGATCGTAGTTCCCCGGGCATTAGTTACGCAACACCGCCACTGCCCTCTGGTCACCATGGGCAGCATAATTCCGGTTCAGCTTCAAGGCGACCGGGTGATGATAGTTTAGCCGGACACTACGCTAGTGGAGCACCGCCTGCTAAGCGACCGAAGCCTTATTGTCGGGATGTAAGCTTCTCGGAAGCATcgagcaagtgcaccatctCCGACGCCGCCTTCTTCGACAAGGTGCGCAAGGCGCTGAGAAATCCAGAGGTGTACGACAATTTCCTTCGATGCCTGACGTTGTTCAACCAGGAAATTGTCTCCAAAACGGAACTCCTTGGACTGGTATCCCCGTTCTTGATGAAGTTTCCCGACCTGCTGAGATGGTTCACCGACTTCCTGGGACCGCCAACCGGTCAATCGGCTGGTGGAATAATTGATGGCATGCCCTTGGCTGCTACGCAACGTCAGGGAGGCGGAAGCAGTAACAGTTCCCATGATCGAGGCAGTAGTCTCCAGAGTACCGCCGAGTACGTTCAGGATGTGGATCTGTCTTCGTGTAAGCGACTAGGTGCGTCCTATTGTGCGCTGCCCCAGTCCACAGTGCCCAAGAAATGCAGCGGACGGACCGCTCTCTGCCGGGAGGTACTCAACGACAAGTGGGTCTCCTTCCCGACGTGGGCCAGCGAGGACTCCACCTTCGTGACATCGCGGAAAACGCAGTTTGAAGAGACAATTTACAG GAATATTCACAGAACGGAGGACGAGCGTTTCGAGCTGGACCTAGTTATTGAGGTGAACAGCGCCACGATCCGGGTGCTGGAGAACGTACAGAAGAAGATGTCGCGCATGTCCACCGAGGAGTTAGCCAAGTTCCACCTGGACGATCATCTTGGTGGCACCTCCCAAACGTTACATCAACGGGCCATCCATCGCATCTATGGCGACAAGTCGGGGGAGATAATTCAGGGAATGAAGAAGAATCCCTCGGTGGCAGTGCCCATTGTACTGAAGCGGCTGAAAGTCAAGGAGGAGGAGTGGCGAGAAGCGCAAAAG ACCTTCAACAAGCAATGGCGGGAACAGAACGAGAAGTATTACCTCAAGTCCCTCGATCACCAAGCCATAAATTTCAAGCCCAACGACATGAAGGCACTGCGCTCCAAGAGTCTGTTTAACGAAATCGAGACGCTATACGATGAGCGTCACGACCAGGAGGACGACGCCATGGAGCCATTTGGGCCGCATCTGGTGCTGCCCTACAAGGACAAAACCATTCTGGACGATGCCGCCAACCTGCTGATCCACCACGTGAAGCGGCAAACTGGTATCCAGAAGCAGGAGAAGCAGAAGATTAAGCAGATCATCCGACAATTTGTGCCTGACCTCTTCTTTGCGCCCCGGCAGCCGCTGAGCGACGATGAACGAGATGACG CCTTTCCATTTTTGGTAGATGACAATACGAAAATGGACGTGGACTCGCCACTGGGCCGCACAGAGTCGGCCCGAAATTCCAAGAGTATGCCTAGCGAAGGTGCATCTCCGGCGCGTAGCAATGCAAGTAGCAGCAGCGGAACACCGGCGGGGATTAAGAAGGAGACGGATGACGCTAAGGCGCCAAGTGGATCTTCTGCAGCAGCGTCCACAGTAACGTCATCTTCAGCGACGAATGCGGACGATGCGACACCATCAACATCTTCGGCAGCAGCGGCCGCAGCAGCTGCGTCGTCATCTTCTGGAGCCGGATCCGAGGGCAAGCCAAAAGATGACCAACTTTCGTCCCACAGAGATGAAGTAGGCAGTAGCAGCACCCCTGGCGCTGTCTCGAGTCCCAGACAAGCTCAAGACTCCGCAGCAGCAGGCAGCGATGTGGAGATCAAGTTGGAGCACCCAGCGGACTTTGCGAATCCTAAGCTGCTGCCACCACACGCACACGGGCAGCATGAA GACGAATCCTATTCGCTTTTCTTCGCCAACAATAACTGGTACTTATTCCTGCGGCTACATGCGATCCTCTGCGACCGACTACACGTTATGTACGAACGGGCGCGCCTGCTGGCTATCGAGGAGGAACGTTGCAGGGTGAACAGAAGGGAGAGTACGGCCACTGCGCTGAGACTGAAGCCCAAGCCGGAGATCCAAGTTGAGGACTACTATCCGACCTTCCTCGACATGCTCAAGAACGTCCTAGACGGCAACATGGACTCGAATACATTCGAGGACACAATGCGAGAAATGTTTGGCATCTATGCCTACATCTCCTTCACGCTAGATAAA GTGGTCTCGAATGCTGTTCGCCAGCTGCAATATTGCGTTACAGAGCGAGCCGCCCTGGATTGTGTTGAGCTGTTTGCCACGGAGCAAAGGCGGGGCTGCACCGGCGGATTCTGTCGAGATGCACACAAGACCTTTGACCGGGAGATGTCGTATCAGCGGAAGGCGGAAAGTATTCTCAACGACGAGAACTGCTTTAAGGTGTACATT TACAAAATTGATTGCCGTGTAACCATCGAGCTGCTCGACTCTGAGCCCGAGGAAGTTGACAAGCCGGCTGCGCTGAAGGCCCAGAAGTTCAGTAAATACGTGGAACGATTGGCGAATCCTGCGCTCGGCGGTGGCGGGAATGCCGGCTCGAACTCGGCGCTAGGTAACGACAACATTGTAGAGGCGTCCGATATCAagacggaggaggaggaagataCTGCCGAG GTCAATTCCAAGGCTTGA
- the Sin3A gene encoding paired amphipathic helix protein Sin3a isoform X5, protein MMKRTRVDEVQFGTRPGPPTSGGVGVGVVGVAGGGPASGSGGTATVGVNTTGVTIGTVVPGAHNPTISGIGSIHHRILTPQHGGAQTIAYLPSTTPTATNLKTTSSIVDSTTAGAGAQVAVGGVGAAAGGGGVVVSTGSTGTQTLQYTTSYSVASIQAGGTLKASTADGPNTVQIHVTGGAGASNPVSAQTVSSSSQTGTIRQRTISGTQTVATAVGNLATMSQQQPVQQPSLATAQTPPSSVVANSIPVGGTTPPQGQSGNATPRLKVEDALSYLDQVKYQYADQPQIYNNFLDIMKEFKSHCIDTPGVIERVSTLFKGHTELIYGFNMFLPPGYKIEIHSDALGCSVPVVSMPSPTGAPTSTGTVHMLTGNSPMSAAGHITIKTTNAATLTSGTGAGAVAAAAAVAQIQSAGAVNLMTHGGASLTQTTIHALQQQATPPQSQSPGGGHVHVSVTNSPAPTAVVPGQQPAGISVSAHNVPQNYSRDRERATITPTGQVAGAAGNANAAASIVVGGPPTPNSLSELSPHGGGAGAAQHNLHHIQQAHQSILLGETGQQNQPVEFNHAITYVNKIKNRFQNQPAKYKKFLEILHAYQKEQKVMKEGSLNQGKMLTEQEVYTQVAKLFGQDEDLLREFGQFLPDATNHQSGQYMPKSASVHNDHGKRPTATLSGGAHITMSTASPAPSGSPLHLGATTLPQIDNSAHAAAIGNLSAVNTSVSIKTYNNNQQQQNHVIGSGLNATRNDVLFEKDYHAGLQQQAHQRGAGVGGHHHLAGTPAGTNIGRPGVGASVMVSYEKEHRNNHHVQKYVGHAPNPNLSHGHNAKKSPSYGITSVIGSMPHMSDNSLDRSSPGISYATPPLPSGHHGQHNSGSASRRPGDDSLAGHYASGAPPAKRPKPYCRDVSFSEASSKCTISDAAFFDKVRKALRNPEVYDNFLRCLTLFNQEIVSKTELLGLVSPFLMKFPDLLRWFTDFLGPPTGQSAGGIIDGMPLAATQRQGGGSSNSSHDRGSSLQSTAEYVQDVDLSSCKRLGASYCALPQSTVPKKCSGRTALCREVLNDKWVSFPTWASEDSTFVTSRKTQFEETIYRNIHRTEDERFELDLVIEVNSATIRVLENVQKKMSRMSTEELAKFHLDDHLGGTSQTLHQRAIHRIYGDKSGEIIQGMKKNPSVAVPIVLKRLKVKEEEWREAQKTFNKQWREQNEKYYLKSLDHQAINFKPNDMKALRSKSLFNEIETLYDERHDQEDDAMEPFGPHLVLPYKDKTILDDAANLLIHHVKRQTGIQKQEKQKIKQIIRQFVPDLFFAPRQPLSDDERDDAFPFLVDDNTKMDVDSPLGRTESARNSKSMPSEGASPARSNASSSSGTPAGIKKETDDAKAPSGSSAAASTVTSSSATNADDATPSTSSAAAAAAAASSSSGAGSEGKPKDDQLSSHRDEVGSSSTPGAVSSPRQAQDSAAAGSDVEIKLEHPADFANPKLLPPHAHGQHEDESYSLFFANNNWYLFLRLHAILCDRLHVMYERARLLAIEEERCRVNRRESTATALRLKPKPEIQVEDYYPTFLDMLKNVLDGNMDSNTFEDTMREMFGIYAYISFTLDKVVSNAVRQLQYCVTERAALDCVELFATEQRRGCTGGFCRDAHKTFDREMSYQRKAESILNDENCFKVYIYKIDCRVTIELLDSEPEEVDKPAALKAQKFSKYVERLANPALGGGGNAGSNSALGNDNIVEASDIKTEEEEDTAEA, encoded by the exons ATGATGAAACGCACCCGTGTCGACGAGGTGCAGTTTGGCACACGACCCGGACCACCGACATCCGGTGGCGTAGGCGTTGGAGTCGTGGGCGTGGCTGGAGGAGGTCCAGCATCTGGCAGCGGTGGCACCGCTACCGTGGGCGTCAATACTACGGGCGTGACCATTGGAACTGTTGTGCCCGGTGCCCACAACCCCACCATAAGTGGAATTGGTTCCATTCACCATCGCATCCTTACCCCACAGCATGGAGGAGCCCAGACCATTGCCTATTTGCCGTCCACCACGCCGACGGCCACGAATTTGAAGACCACAAGCTCGATTGTGGACAGCACTACCGCTGGAGCAGGAGCCCAGGTGGCCGTGGGGGGTGTAGGCGCTGCAGCAGGCGGTGGAGGCGTGGTGGTCTCCACAGGCAGCACGGGAACACAAACATTACAGTATACCACAT CTTACAGCGTGGCTTCAATTCAGGCGGGTGGAACTCTCAAGGCCAGCACAGCGGATGGCCCCAACACAGTCCAGATTCATGTGACCGGAGGAGCAGGAGCGAGCAATCCTGTTAGCGCACAGACTGTGTCAAGTAGCTCACAAACGGGCACAATCCGCCAGCGTACAATCAGCGGCACCCAGACAGTGGCCACTGCCGTGGGCAATTTAGCGACGATGTCCCAACAGCAACCAGTACAACAGCCGTCTTTGGCCACCGCCCAAACGCCTCCGTCGTCCGTTGTTGCCAACAGTATCCCAGTGGGTGGAACTACTCCGCCGCAGGGACAATCTGGCAATGCCACGCCACGCTTGAAAGTGGAGGATGCTTTGAGCTACCTGGACCAGGTTAAATACCAGTACGCGGACCAGCCTCAGATCTACAACAACTTTCTCGACATCATGAAGGAGTTCAAGTCGCACTGCATCGACACACCCGGAGTGATTGAGCGCGTCTCTACACTCTTCAAGGGACACACCGAGCTAATCTACGGTTTCAACATGTTCCTGCCGCCGGGATACAAGATCGAGATTCATTCAGATGCCCTCGGCTGCTCAGTGCCAGTGGTTTCGATGCCCTCACCAACGGGAGCGCCAACGAGCACGGGAACGGTGCACATGCTCACCGGAAACAGTCCGATGTCAGCTGCCGGACATATAACCATAAAGACGACCAATGCGGCAACCTTAACATCGGGAACAGGAGCTGGGGCAGTGGCTGCAGCGGCAGCAGTGGCTCAGATCCAATCTGCTGGAGCTGTAAATCTAATGACCCATGGTGGAGCATCGCTTACCCAGACCACTATCCATGCTCTGCAGCAGCAAGCAACGCCTCCCCAATCACAATCTCCTGGCGGTGGTCATGTCCACGTGAGTGTAACTAACTCACCGGCGCCAACTGCGGTAGTGCCCGGCCAACAACCAGCAGGGATTTCCGTATCGGCGCACAATGTACCGCAGAATTACTCGAGGGATCGAGAAAGGGCCACCATAACGCCCACGGGCCAAGTGGCTGGAGCAGCGGGCAACGCAAATGCCGCCGCTAGTATTGTGGTTGGCGGACCTCCAACGCCGAATTCCCTGAGTGAGCTAAGTCCCCATGGAGGTGGGGCGGGAGCGGCCCAGCACAACCTGCATCACATTCAGCAGGCGCATCAATCAATTCTGCTTGGCGAGACCGGACAGCAAAATCAGCCGGTGGAGTTCAATCACGCCATAACCTATGTAAATAAGATCAAG AACCGTTTCCAAAACCAACCGGCCAAGTACAAGAAATTCCTGGAAATTCTGCATGCCTATCAAAAGGAGCAGAAGGTGATGAAGGAGGGCAGCCTAAACCAGGGTAAAATGCTCACCGAACAGGAAGTGTACACGCAAGTGGCCAAGCTCTTTGGACAGGATGAGGATTTGCTGAGAGAGTTCGGTCAATTTCTGCCCGATGCCACCAACCATCAGTCCGGACAGTACATGCCCAAGTCGGCGTCCGTGCATAACGATCATGGCAAGCGGCCTACGGCCACTTTAAGCGGTGGAGCGCACATCACCATGTCTACTGCATCGCCAGCACCAAGTGGTTCCCCTCTGCATTTGGGCGCTACGACTCTTCCGCAGATCGACAACAGTGCCCATGCAGCTGCCATTGGAAATCTGTCGGCGGTGAACACCAGTGTCAGCATTAAGACGTACAACAATAATCAGCAACAGCAGAATCATGTGATCGGTTCCGGCCTAAATGCGACGCGAAACGATGTCCTCTTCGAGAAGGACTATCacgcgggactgcagcagcagGCGCATCAGCGAGGAGCTGGAGTTGGAGGCCATCATCATCTGGCCGGAACTCCAGCGGGCACCAATATCGGGCGGCCTGGTGTGGGAGCCAGTGTGATGGTGTCGTACGAAAAGGAGCACCGGAATAATCACCATGTGCAGAAGTACGTGGGTCACGCGCCAAATCCGAATCTTTCGCATGGCCACAATGCAAAGAAATCGCCCAGCTATGGCATCACATCGGTGATTGGTTCCATGCCGCACATGTCTGACAACTCCCTGGATCGTAGTTCCCCGGGCATTAGTTACGCAACACCGCCACTGCCCTCTGGTCACCATGGGCAGCATAATTCCGGTTCAGCTTCAAGGCGACCGGGTGATGATAGTTTAGCCGGACACTACGCTAGTGGAGCACCGCCTGCTAAGCGACCGAAGCCTTATTGTCGGGATGTAAGCTTCTCGGAAGCATcgagcaagtgcaccatctCCGACGCCGCCTTCTTCGACAAGGTGCGCAAGGCGCTGAGAAATCCAGAGGTGTACGACAATTTCCTTCGATGCCTGACGTTGTTCAACCAGGAAATTGTCTCCAAAACGGAACTCCTTGGACTGGTATCCCCGTTCTTGATGAAGTTTCCCGACCTGCTGAGATGGTTCACCGACTTCCTGGGACCGCCAACCGGTCAATCGGCTGGTGGAATAATTGATGGCATGCCCTTGGCTGCTACGCAACGTCAGGGAGGCGGAAGCAGTAACAGTTCCCATGATCGAGGCAGTAGTCTCCAGAGTACCGCCGAGTACGTTCAGGATGTGGATCTGTCTTCGTGTAAGCGACTAGGTGCGTCCTATTGTGCGCTGCCCCAGTCCACAGTGCCCAAGAAATGCAGCGGACGGACCGCTCTCTGCCGGGAGGTACTCAACGACAAGTGGGTCTCCTTCCCGACGTGGGCCAGCGAGGACTCCACCTTCGTGACATCGCGGAAAACGCAGTTTGAAGAGACAATTTACAG GAATATTCACAGAACGGAGGACGAGCGTTTCGAGCTGGACCTAGTTATTGAGGTGAACAGCGCCACGATCCGGGTGCTGGAGAACGTACAGAAGAAGATGTCGCGCATGTCCACCGAGGAGTTAGCCAAGTTCCACCTGGACGATCATCTTGGTGGCACCTCCCAAACGTTACATCAACGGGCCATCCATCGCATCTATGGCGACAAGTCGGGGGAGATAATTCAGGGAATGAAGAAGAATCCCTCGGTGGCAGTGCCCATTGTACTGAAGCGGCTGAAAGTCAAGGAGGAGGAGTGGCGAGAAGCGCAAAAG ACCTTCAACAAGCAATGGCGGGAACAGAACGAGAAGTATTACCTCAAGTCCCTCGATCACCAAGCCATAAATTTCAAGCCCAACGACATGAAGGCACTGCGCTCCAAGAGTCTGTTTAACGAAATCGAGACGCTATACGATGAGCGTCACGACCAGGAGGACGACGCCATGGAGCCATTTGGGCCGCATCTGGTGCTGCCCTACAAGGACAAAACCATTCTGGACGATGCCGCCAACCTGCTGATCCACCACGTGAAGCGGCAAACTGGTATCCAGAAGCAGGAGAAGCAGAAGATTAAGCAGATCATCCGACAATTTGTGCCTGACCTCTTCTTTGCGCCCCGGCAGCCGCTGAGCGACGATGAACGAGATGACG CCTTTCCATTTTTGGTAGATGACAATACGAAAATGGACGTGGACTCGCCACTGGGCCGCACAGAGTCGGCCCGAAATTCCAAGAGTATGCCTAGCGAAGGTGCATCTCCGGCGCGTAGCAATGCAAGTAGCAGCAGCGGAACACCGGCGGGGATTAAGAAGGAGACGGATGACGCTAAGGCGCCAAGTGGATCTTCTGCAGCAGCGTCCACAGTAACGTCATCTTCAGCGACGAATGCGGACGATGCGACACCATCAACATCTTCGGCAGCAGCGGCCGCAGCAGCTGCGTCGTCATCTTCTGGAGCCGGATCCGAGGGCAAGCCAAAAGATGACCAACTTTCGTCCCACAGAGATGAAGTAGGCAGTAGCAGCACCCCTGGCGCTGTCTCGAGTCCCAGACAAGCTCAAGACTCCGCAGCAGCAGGCAGCGATGTGGAGATCAAGTTGGAGCACCCAGCGGACTTTGCGAATCCTAAGCTGCTGCCACCACACGCACACGGGCAGCATGAA GACGAATCCTATTCGCTTTTCTTCGCCAACAATAACTGGTACTTATTCCTGCGGCTACATGCGATCCTCTGCGACCGACTACACGTTATGTACGAACGGGCGCGCCTGCTGGCTATCGAGGAGGAACGTTGCAGGGTGAACAGAAGGGAGAGTACGGCCACTGCGCTGAGACTGAAGCCCAAGCCGGAGATCCAAGTTGAGGACTACTATCCGACCTTCCTCGACATGCTCAAGAACGTCCTAGACGGCAACATGGACTCGAATACATTCGAGGACACAATGCGAGAAATGTTTGGCATCTATGCCTACATCTCCTTCACGCTAGATAAA GTGGTCTCGAATGCTGTTCGCCAGCTGCAATATTGCGTTACAGAGCGAGCCGCCCTGGATTGTGTTGAGCTGTTTGCCACGGAGCAAAGGCGGGGCTGCACCGGCGGATTCTGTCGAGATGCACACAAGACCTTTGACCGGGAGATGTCGTATCAGCGGAAGGCGGAAAGTATTCTCAACGACGAGAACTGCTTTAAGGTGTACATT TACAAAATTGATTGCCGTGTAACCATCGAGCTGCTCGACTCTGAGCCCGAGGAAGTTGACAAGCCGGCTGCGCTGAAGGCCCAGAAGTTCAGTAAATACGTGGAACGATTGGCGAATCCTGCGCTCGGCGGTGGCGGGAATGCCGGCTCGAACTCGGCGCTAGGTAACGACAACATTGTAGAGGCGTCCGATATCAagacggaggaggaggaagataCTGCCGAG GCATAA